One segment of Syntrophales bacterium DNA contains the following:
- a CDS encoding F0F1 ATP synthase subunit epsilon produces the protein MANELLLEIVTPEKMAFSDDVSDVTIPGSEGEFGVLVGHAALLSTVNFGELQYTKDNKKTHYAVNTGYAEVTSHKVTVLVESAERANMIDKERAKRAKEIAEQKLAKMAKDDPDHEKIKRSLERAEKRLKIAENT, from the coding sequence ATGGCTAACGAACTGTTGCTGGAAATTGTTACGCCGGAGAAAATGGCTTTTAGCGATGACGTTTCTGACGTAACGATACCCGGCAGTGAAGGCGAATTTGGCGTATTGGTAGGACATGCAGCACTTTTGAGTACAGTTAATTTTGGTGAGCTCCAATATACGAAAGACAATAAAAAGACACATTATGCCGTCAATACGGGTTATGCCGAAGTTACATCACACAAAGTAACTGTCCTTGTGGAATCTGCTGAAAGGGCAAATATGATTGACAAGGAAAGGGCAAAAAGGGCAAAGGAGATCGCAGAACAGAAGTTAGCCAAGATGGCCAAAGATGACCCAGATCATGAAAAAATAAAAAGGTCGTTAGAAAGAGCGGAAAAAAGGCTTAAGATAGCAGAAAACACTTAG
- a CDS encoding sodium:proton antiporter: MVQEKRLLVTTLMFAFLCALFMLVISNPCMASSAHETAAHHGTDIGKVLPIWSIIPFVGILLSIAVLPLIAPHFWHAHFGKLSAFWALAFAVPFLLIYHNVAVYEILHIYIIDYIPFIILLWGLYTVAGGIVVRGSFKGTPVVNTILLLIGTVLASWVGTTGAAMVMIRPVLKANKDRAKKVHVICFFIFLVANIGGSLTPLGDPPLFLGFLHNVPFFWVTTGIFPHMLLTSLILLVMFFIVDSFYYRKEKLQSQTPEKPEEKEPIKLEGIYNFLFLGGIIGAVLMSGYWKAGHFNVLGVEWAYQNILRDIIIIAMGFLSLFVTSKSLREANEFSWFPIMEVAKLFAGIFMTIIPALAILKVGSAGAMADLIATVKDPIHYFWVTGVLSSFLDNAPTYLTFFNLALGKLGLTEAMVPGALAANTVTLNPVFVSYLKGISAGAVFMGANTYIGNAPNFMVKSIAEEAGINMPSFFGYMFKFSIPILIPIFILVTFIFF; this comes from the coding sequence ATGGTGCAAGAAAAAAGATTGTTGGTAACTACTTTAATGTTTGCTTTTCTCTGTGCTCTGTTTATGCTTGTTATTTCAAACCCCTGTATGGCAAGCAGTGCACATGAAACGGCAGCCCATCATGGAACTGACATCGGGAAAGTTCTGCCCATCTGGTCAATTATCCCCTTTGTCGGGATATTACTATCCATAGCAGTATTGCCGCTTATAGCGCCACATTTCTGGCATGCTCACTTTGGTAAGTTGTCGGCCTTCTGGGCGCTGGCTTTTGCCGTTCCATTTCTCTTAATTTATCATAACGTGGCAGTATACGAAATTCTTCATATATACATTATTGACTATATTCCCTTTATAATTCTTCTCTGGGGGCTTTACACAGTCGCGGGCGGTATCGTCGTCAGAGGTTCCTTTAAAGGCACCCCCGTCGTCAACACGATACTGCTTCTGATAGGAACGGTACTGGCCTCATGGGTGGGGACGACCGGGGCCGCCATGGTCATGATACGCCCTGTTTTAAAGGCAAACAAGGACCGGGCTAAAAAGGTGCATGTTATCTGTTTTTTCATATTCCTTGTGGCCAATATAGGTGGTTCGCTGACTCCTCTGGGAGATCCGCCGCTGTTTCTGGGTTTTCTCCATAATGTCCCCTTCTTCTGGGTTACGACCGGCATATTCCCGCACATGCTGCTGACTTCTCTGATTCTTCTGGTCATGTTCTTTATTGTGGACAGCTTTTATTACAGAAAAGAGAAGCTCCAATCGCAAACGCCTGAAAAACCCGAAGAAAAAGAACCCATAAAGCTTGAGGGGATATACAATTTTCTTTTTCTGGGAGGCATAATCGGTGCGGTTCTCATGAGCGGTTACTGGAAAGCGGGTCATTTCAACGTGCTTGGTGTCGAATGGGCTTACCAGAATATTTTAAGAGATATAATAATCATAGCGATGGGGTTCCTGTCTCTTTTCGTTACATCCAAAAGTCTTCGTGAGGCCAATGAATTTAGCTGGTTTCCGATTATGGAGGTGGCAAAACTTTTTGCCGGCATTTTCATGACGATCATTCCGGCGCTGGCGATACTGAAGGTGGGAAGTGCAGGCGCCATGGCGGATCTTATTGCAACAGTAAAAGATCCTATTCACTATTTCTGGGTAACGGGAGTGCTCTCTTCATTCCTGGATAATGCTCCGACTTACCTTACATTCTTTAATCTTGCACTGGGGAAACTTGGGTTGACGGAAGCCATGGTGCCTGGCGCACTGGCTGCAAATACCGTCACGTTAAATCCCGTATTCGTAAGTTACTTGAAGGGAATTTCGGCCGGCGCTGTTTTTATGGGCGCAAACACCTATATTGGCAATGCACCGAACTTCATGGTGAAATCGATAGCGGAAGAAGCCGGTATCAACATGCCGAGCTTCTTCGGATATATGTTTAAATTCTCAATTCCTATTCTTATCCCAATCTTTATCTTGGTAACTTTTATTTTTTTCTAA
- the greA gene encoding transcription elongation factor GreA, translating into MDKFPISKVGFEKLKKDLEYLKRVAVPENIKEIEEARAHGDISENAEYAAAKERQSFIQGKIQELKNNLATSIIIDPKDLTEERVVFGSTVTIEDINAEEVVQYHLVGPFESDVNENKISVTSPIGKGLIGKEIGDVVSVNTPGGVREFEIIDISISDMEGKN; encoded by the coding sequence ATGGATAAATTTCCGATTAGCAAAGTGGGTTTTGAAAAACTGAAAAAAGATTTAGAATATTTGAAAAGGGTTGCCGTTCCTGAGAACATAAAAGAGATTGAAGAAGCCAGGGCTCATGGTGATATATCGGAAAATGCCGAGTATGCAGCAGCCAAAGAAAGACAATCATTCATTCAGGGAAAGATACAGGAACTAAAAAATAATCTTGCTACTTCAATTATTATTGATCCTAAAGATCTCACCGAGGAGAGGGTCGTTTTTGGATCAACCGTTACCATCGAAGACATCAATGCAGAAGAGGTCGTTCAATATCACCTTGTTGGCCCCTTTGAATCCGATGTAAATGAGAACAAAATTTCAGTTACTTCTCCTATCGGAAAGGGGCTCATCGGGAAAGAAATAGGTGACGTAGTCAGTGTCAATACACCGGGAGGTGTAAGAGAGTTCGAAATTATTGATATTTCTATAAGTGATATGGAAGGCAAGAATTAA